One window of the Triticum dicoccoides isolate Atlit2015 ecotype Zavitan chromosome 3B, WEW_v2.0, whole genome shotgun sequence genome contains the following:
- the LOC119280282 gene encoding cytochrome P450 71A1-like: protein MDKALAWSTHAPATSLLRIAATPAAASSTASLSHRYASSPARIRGSSSSPLAGRVRAQEAAALVDRVRPHAGDVVNLSDNLIVYSNTVISRCTFGDTDYGVEGGGGGGGARLRKVFAEIEELLGTVPMGETVPCLRWVDVVTGLEKKTRRVFDEMDGLLERVIADHRQRRGAGAATGEEGDFVDVMLDAEELDTGSIKGIILDMLAAATDSTFTLLEWAMAELINHPHEMRKLQDEVRSAVGPGAGAVVTEEHLPRLPYLKAVVKEALHLHPPTPLLLPPETLENTRLLGYDVPAGTRVLIHAWAIGRDSATWGSRAKEFAPERFLGYDLKMGQDFAFLPFGAGRRGCPGVGFAMMSNELALASLMCNFDWELPGGRMPPVDLSELHGLSVRLKAPLLLVAKPWMEVHERSN, encoded by the exons ATGGATAAAGCTC TAGCCTGGTCTACCCATGCTCCCGCGACCTCCCTTCTCCGcatcgccgccacccccgccgCCGCTTCCTCCACCGCTTCCCTTAGCCATCGATATGCTTCCTCGCCGGCGCGGATCCGCGGGTCCAGCAGCTCCCCCCTCGCCGGGCGTGTCCGGGCGCAGGAGGCCGCCGCGCTCGTCGACCGGGTCCGCCCGCACGCGGGCGACGTCGTGAACCTCAGCGACAACCTCATTGTGTACTCTAACACGGTCATCTCGCGATGCACGTTTGGTGACACGGACTACGgggtcgaaggcggcggcggcggcggcggcgcgaggctgaGGAAGGTGTTCGCCGAGATCGAGGAGCTCCTGGGCACGGTGCCCATGGGAGAGACTGTGCCGTGCCTGCGGTGGGTGGACGTCGTCACGGGGCTGGAGAAGAAGACGAGACGCGTCTTCGACGAGATGGACGGGCTGCTGGAGCGTGTCATCGCCGACCACCGCCAGCGCCGCGGCGCGGGTGCGGCCACCGGGGAGGAGGGAGACTTCGTGGACGTGATGCTGGACGCGGAAGAGCTGGACACGGGCAGCATCAAGGGCATTATCCTGGACATGCTGGCGGCCGCCACGGACTCGACCTTCACGCTGCTGGAATGGGCCATGGCGGAGCTCATCAACCACCCGCACGAGATGCGCAAGCTACAGGACGAGGTCCGCTCGGCAGTCGGCCCGGGCGCCGGCGCCGTCGTCACGGAGGAGCATCTCCCCCGCCTGCCCTACCTGAAGGCGGTGGTGAAGGAGGCCCTGCACCTCCACCCGCCGACGCCGCTGCTCCTGCCGCCGGAGACGCTGGAGAACACGCGGCTGCTGGGGTACGACGTGCCGGC TGGCACCAGGGTCCTGATCCACGCCTGGGCCATCGGGCGCGACTCGGCGACATGGGGGAGCCGCGCCAAGGAGTTCGCGCCGGAGAGGTTCCTCGGGTACGATCTCAAGATGGGGCAGGACTTCGCCTTCTTGCCCTTCGGCGCCGGGAGGAGGGGCTGCCCCGGCGTCGGGTTCGCCATGATGTCCAACGAGCTGGCGCTGGCGAGCCTCATGTGTAACTTCGACTGGGAGCTGCCCGGCGGGAGGATGCCGCCGGTGGACTTGAGCGAGCTGCACGGCCTCTCCGTGCGCCTCAAGGCGCCTCTGCTTTTGGTTGCCAAACCTTGGATGGAGGTGCACGAACGAAGCAATTAA